Proteins from a single region of Oscillatoria sp. FACHB-1406:
- a CDS encoding ATP-binding protein: MSLPKRVSTALINALAAGVVPRMGLESIAVGRERELTAMTQDLETIADGGAAFRFVVGRYGAGKSFLLQLLRNRAMEQGFVVADADLSPQLRLAGSKNQALATYRELMKNLATRTHANGGASALILEKWISSILNQVARETGKQPGEPEFDSKVESKIREVVEDLEGLVHGFDFANIIVAYWRGYREDNAALKDAALRWLRGEYSSKAEAKAALGTRVIIDDDTWYDYIKLFAKFSADLGYKGLIIFLDEAVHLYKVSNAKSRQANYDKLLAMFNDSMQGKAEYLGIVVGGTPEFIEDKRRGLQSDEAWKTRLVPSRFLKSGLRDFSMPAVRLEPLTAAEVTQLLQRLNQVRVESDRSIPLLSAAQIEQFQQAVMNRLGADKLITPREIVRDFITILNLLQQNPEVRLEQLLSSSDFQVLGTDAEEDDYTLSL; this comes from the coding sequence ATGTCTTTACCCAAACGAGTTTCAACCGCCCTCATCAACGCCCTCGCCGCCGGAGTCGTCCCCAGAATGGGATTGGAAAGCATCGCTGTCGGGAGAGAACGCGAACTTACGGCAATGACACAAGACTTAGAAACGATTGCCGACGGCGGTGCGGCGTTTCGCTTCGTCGTCGGGCGTTACGGTGCGGGAAAAAGCTTTTTATTGCAACTGTTACGCAACCGCGCGATGGAACAAGGATTCGTGGTTGCCGATGCCGATTTATCCCCCCAATTGCGCCTCGCGGGTAGCAAAAACCAAGCCCTGGCAACCTATCGAGAGTTGATGAAAAACTTAGCGACGCGCACCCATGCAAACGGCGGCGCGAGTGCTTTGATTTTGGAGAAATGGATTAGCAGCATTCTCAATCAAGTGGCGCGAGAGACGGGAAAACAACCGGGAGAACCGGAATTCGACAGCAAAGTTGAAAGTAAGATTCGCGAAGTTGTCGAAGATTTGGAAGGGTTGGTTCACGGTTTCGATTTTGCCAATATTATCGTTGCTTACTGGCGGGGCTATCGCGAAGATAATGCGGCGCTTAAAGATGCAGCGTTGCGATGGTTGCGTGGCGAGTATTCGAGCAAAGCTGAGGCAAAAGCGGCGCTGGGAACGCGAGTGATTATCGATGACGATACTTGGTACGATTATATCAAATTATTTGCCAAGTTTTCTGCGGATTTGGGCTATAAGGGGTTGATTATTTTCCTCGATGAAGCGGTTCATTTATATAAGGTATCGAATGCAAAGTCTCGCCAAGCGAATTACGATAAACTCTTGGCGATGTTCAACGATTCGATGCAGGGGAAGGCAGAATATTTAGGAATTGTCGTGGGCGGAACGCCGGAGTTTATTGAGGATAAACGTCGCGGTTTGCAGAGCGATGAGGCTTGGAAAACTCGTTTGGTTCCCAGTCGTTTTTTAAAGAGCGGACTGCGCGATTTTTCAATGCCTGCGGTGCGTTTGGAGCCGCTAACCGCCGCCGAAGTGACGCAACTGTTGCAGCGTCTCAATCAAGTTCGAGTCGAAAGCGATCGCTCGATTCCGCTGTTATCTGCCGCGCAAATCGAGCAGTTCCAACAAGCGGTGATGAATCGTTTGGGAGCGGATAAGTTAATTACGCCGCGCGAAATTGTGCGAGATTTTATTACAATTTTAAACCTTTTGCAACAGAACCCGGAAGTGCGTTTAGAACAATTGCTTTCGAGTTCGGATTTCCAAGTTTTGGGAACGGATGCAGAAGAAGATGATTATACGCTCTCGCTGTAA
- a CDS encoding DUF2358 domain-containing protein: MLIEAEYQNRVENAIATLQNDLPTLFERDIDYSIYTGEIEFKDPVNEFKGKFNYRIIFWTLRFHAALFFTQIFFDVHRIEQTAKETIRVEWTVRGRLRLPWEANLFFNGDSTYTLTPEGFIDRHRDTWDRKPIEILKQFLPQSKS; this comes from the coding sequence ATGTTAATTGAAGCAGAATATCAAAATCGAGTTGAAAACGCGATCGCGACACTCCAGAACGATTTACCGACGTTGTTCGAGCGGGATATTGACTACAGTATCTATACGGGCGAGATTGAGTTTAAGGATCCGGTGAATGAGTTTAAAGGGAAGTTCAATTATCGGATTATTTTTTGGACGCTGCGCTTTCATGCGGCTTTATTTTTTACCCAAATCTTTTTTGATGTGCATCGTATCGAACAGACAGCCAAGGAGACGATTCGGGTAGAATGGACGGTGCGAGGGCGGTTGCGATTGCCGTGGGAAGCGAATTTATTTTTTAATGGCGATTCGACTTATACTTTAACACCGGAAGGATTTATCGATCGCCATCGGGATACTTGGGATCGGAAACCAATCGAGATTTTGAAACAGTTTCTCCCGCAGAGTAAGTCGTAG